A single genomic interval of Panthera uncia isolate 11264 chromosome A1 unlocalized genomic scaffold, Puncia_PCG_1.0 HiC_scaffold_17, whole genome shotgun sequence harbors:
- the IRX1 gene encoding iroquois-class homeodomain protein IRX-1: protein MWLQGSQYELKDNPGVHPATFTAHTAPAYYPYGQFQYGDPGRPKNATRESTSTLKAWLNEHRKNPYPTKGEKIMLAIITKMTLTQVSTWFANARRRLKKENKVTWGARSKDQEDGALFGSDTEGDPEKAEDDEEIDLESIDIDKIDEHDGDQSNEDEEDKAEAPRPPAAPTALARDQGSPLAAADALKSQDSPLGLVKEVPEPGSTRLLSPGAASGGLQGAPHSKPKIWSLAETATSPDGAPKASPPPPAGHPGAHGPPAGAPLQHPAFLPSHGLYTCHIGKFSNWTNGAFLTQGSLLNMRSFLGVGAPHAAPHGPHLPAPPPPPQPPVPVAAGVLHGDKASARSSPALPERDLVPRPESPAQQLKSPFQPVRDNSLAPQEGTPRILAALPSA, encoded by the exons ATGTGGTTGCAGGGCTCACAGTACGAACTCAAAGACAACCCGGGGGTGCACCCTGCCACCTTCACAGCCCACACGGCGCCGGCGTACTACCCCTACGGCCAGTTCCAGTACGGGGACCCCGGGCGGCCCAAGAACGCCACGCGCGAGAGCACCAGCACGCTCAAGGCCTGGCTGAACGAGCACCGCAAGAACCCGTACCCCACCAAGGGCGAGAAGATCATGCTGGCCATCATCACCAAGATGACCCTCACGCAGGTGTCCACCTGGTTCGCCAACGCGCGCCGGCGCCTCAAGAAGGAGAACAAGGTGACGTGGGGCGCGCGCAGCAAGGACCAGGAGGACGGCGCCCTCTTCGGAAGCGACACCGAGGGCGACCCGGAGAAGGCCGAGGACGACGAGGAGATCGACCTAGAGAGCATTGACATCGACAAAATCGACGAGCACGATGGCGACCAGAGCAACGAGGACGAAGAGGACAAGGCCGAGGCGCCGCGCCCGCCGGCGGCACCTACCGCCCTCGCCCGGGACCAGGGCTCGCCGCTGGCAGCCGCCGACGCGCTCAAGTCCCAGGACTCGCCCCTGGGCCTGGTCAAGGAGGTCCCGGAGCCCGGCAGCACTCGCCTGCTGAGTCCCGGCGCCGCGTCGGGTGGCCTGCAGGGCGCGCCTCACAGCAAGCCCAAGATCTGGTCCCTGGCAGAAACGGCCACCAGCCCCGACGGCGCGCCCAAGGCCTCGCCGCCTCCGCCCGCAGGCCATCCAGGCGCGCACGGGCCCCCCGCGGGCGCGCCGCTGCAGCACCCCGCCTTCCTGCCCAGCCACGGACTGTACACCTGCCACATCGGCAAGTTCTCCAACTGGACCAACGGCGCGTTCCTCACGCAGGGCTCCCTGCTCAACATGCGCTCCTTCCTGGGCGTCGGCGCGCCCCACGCCGCGCCCCACGGCCCGCACCTGCCcgcaccgccgccgccgccgcagccgcccgTCCCCGTTGCCGCGGGGGTGCTCCACGGTGACAAGGCCTCCGCTCGAAGCAGCCCGGCGCTTCCAG agAGAGACCTCGTCCCCAGGCCGGAGTCGCCGGCACAGCAGTTAAAATCCCCCTTCCAGCCCGTGCGCGACAA CTCGCTGGCCCCGCAGGAGGGAACGCCGCGGATCCTAGCAGCCCTCCCGTCCGCCTGA